In Streptomyces sp. DG2A-72, one genomic interval encodes:
- a CDS encoding type IV secretory system conjugative DNA transfer family protein yields the protein MNSSALRRSSRIGRAVGAPWGPRTDDILRAGLLTLRAQGGIPVLTDLPKLLAVPSFRQRAVDQIDDDVLRGFWSWYDALSGPARAQVTAPLMNKLRGFLLRPFVRAALAGGTSTVDMATVLDGGICLVRIAKDALGTETAHLMGSIVVARTWQATTRRAHISQGQRPDAGMYLDEAHNFLNLPYALEDMLAEARGYRLSMTLAHQYLRQLPKELEEGVSTNARTKIFFNASPEDARHLARHTEPRVTAHDLSNLDAFHAVIRTVLHGAEAPAFTAVTEPLPPPVPGRAKQIRAAARRNARLQPASTRKATGEQATDPRRPT from the coding sequence GTGAACTCGTCCGCGTTGCGGAGGAGTTCACGGATCGGCCGTGCTGTCGGAGCCCCCTGGGGACCGCGCACCGACGACATCCTGCGTGCCGGGCTGCTCACCCTGCGGGCCCAGGGCGGCATCCCCGTCCTGACCGACCTGCCCAAACTGCTGGCGGTCCCCTCGTTTCGGCAGCGCGCCGTCGACCAGATCGACGACGACGTCCTGCGGGGCTTCTGGTCCTGGTACGACGCCCTGTCCGGCCCGGCCCGCGCCCAGGTCACCGCCCCGTTGATGAACAAGCTCCGCGGCTTCCTGCTGCGCCCCTTCGTCCGCGCCGCCCTCGCCGGAGGGACCTCCACCGTCGACATGGCCACCGTCCTCGACGGCGGGATCTGCCTGGTCCGTATCGCCAAGGACGCCCTGGGCACCGAGACCGCCCACCTGATGGGCTCCATCGTGGTCGCCCGCACCTGGCAGGCCACCACCCGCCGCGCCCACATCTCCCAGGGCCAGCGCCCGGACGCCGGGATGTACCTGGACGAGGCGCACAACTTCCTCAACCTGCCCTACGCGCTGGAGGACATGCTCGCCGAGGCCCGCGGCTACCGGCTGTCCATGACGCTCGCCCATCAGTACCTGCGCCAGCTGCCCAAGGAACTGGAGGAGGGCGTCAGCACCAACGCCCGCACCAAGATCTTCTTCAACGCATCGCCCGAGGACGCCCGCCACCTGGCCCGCCACACCGAGCCCCGGGTGACCGCGCACGATCTGTCGAACCTCGACGCCTTCCACGCCGTCATCCGCACGGTGCTGCACGGTGCTGAAGCCCCCGCCTTCACCGCGGTCACCGAACCGCTGCCGCCGCCGGTCCCGGGCCGGGCCAAGCAGATCCGCGCCGCCGCCCGCCGCAACGCCCGCCTCCAGCCGGCCTCAACCCGCAAGGCGACCGGCGAGCAGGCGACGGACCCGCGCCGCCCCACCTGA
- a CDS encoding replication-relaxation family protein codes for MITNPTPQRSLRGHQPQRPSHRTSITSGYVAHLATRLTERDRWLARMLYEHRVLTTHQIVEMAWPSVRAANMRLLRLYRWRLIDRFQPFVTYGTAPMHYVLDLAGAALLAREDGLELRDLDYRLDRATGIAYSLHLAHTVGTNGFFRALVARSRRPDTSGRLTAWWSETRCARHFGDIVRPDVYGLWHENSPTPAALEWFLEFDFGTERPDRLGRKLAGYAKLAATTGITTPVLVWVPTTRREARVRRALAAALADLDDPSLVPVATSSADFLDGQDNDPTAARWQPLDVRQPSTRRLRLAELTRAWPQLPPLGNSSSDPAEANGDLVNGLLPPSPLPPGPPDRRPQG; via the coding sequence TTGATCACCAACCCCACACCGCAGCGTTCCCTGCGCGGGCACCAGCCCCAACGCCCCAGCCATCGCACCTCCATCACCAGCGGCTACGTCGCCCACCTCGCCACCCGCCTGACCGAGCGGGACCGGTGGCTAGCCCGCATGCTCTACGAGCACCGGGTCCTGACCACCCACCAGATCGTCGAGATGGCCTGGCCGTCGGTACGGGCAGCCAACATGCGGCTGCTGCGGCTGTACCGGTGGCGGCTGATCGACCGGTTCCAGCCCTTCGTCACCTACGGCACCGCCCCCATGCACTACGTCCTCGACCTCGCCGGGGCCGCCCTGCTCGCCCGCGAGGACGGTCTGGAACTGCGGGACTTGGACTACCGGCTCGACCGGGCGACCGGCATCGCCTACTCCCTGCACCTGGCCCACACCGTCGGCACCAACGGCTTCTTCCGCGCCCTCGTCGCCCGCTCCCGCCGCCCGGACACGTCCGGCCGACTCACCGCCTGGTGGTCGGAGACCCGCTGCGCCAGGCACTTCGGCGACATCGTCCGCCCCGACGTCTACGGCCTTTGGCACGAGAACAGCCCCACGCCTGCGGCGCTGGAGTGGTTCCTGGAGTTCGACTTCGGCACCGAACGCCCGGACCGCCTCGGCCGCAAACTCGCCGGCTACGCCAAGCTGGCCGCCACCACCGGCATCACCACGCCCGTTCTGGTCTGGGTGCCAACGACCCGCCGGGAGGCACGGGTTCGCCGCGCGCTGGCAGCCGCTCTGGCCGATCTCGACGATCCGTCGCTGGTACCGGTGGCTACCTCCAGCGCGGACTTCCTCGACGGCCAGGACAACGACCCCACGGCGGCCCGCTGGCAGCCGCTGGACGTCCGGCAGCCCTCCACCCGACGCCTACGTCTCGCCGAACTGACCCGCGCCTGGCCGCAACTGCCACCGCTGGGCAACTCATCGAGCGACCCAGCAGAGGCCAACGGCGACCTGGTCAACGGGCTCCTGCCGCCGTCCCCGCTCCCGCCCGGCCCGCCGGACCGTCGCCCACAGGGGTGA
- a CDS encoding IS5 family transposase has translation MSERKPCPSDLSDARWALIEPTLTAWRKARLDRRPTGQPAKVDLRDVFNAILYVNRTGISWKFLPHDFPNHGTVYAYYAAWRDEGILAQLNCDLTGLARVKEGRNPEPTASVIDTQSVKTSINVPVTSQGTDAAKKIVGRKRGILTDTIGLILAVTVTAAGLSENVLGIRLLDQAKKTYPTISKSWGDTGFKNAVVEHGATLGIDVEVVNRNPESRGFQVVKRRWVVERSIGWIMMHRRLARDYETLTASSEAMIHIASIDNLARRITDETTLAWRGTC, from the coding sequence GTGAGCGAGCGCAAGCCGTGCCCCAGCGACCTGTCCGACGCCCGATGGGCCCTGATCGAGCCGACGTTGACGGCCTGGAGAAAGGCCCGACTCGACCGCAGACCAACCGGACAACCGGCCAAGGTCGATTTACGGGACGTCTTCAACGCCATCCTCTACGTGAACCGCACCGGAATCTCCTGGAAATTCCTCCCGCACGACTTCCCGAACCACGGCACCGTTTACGCCTACTACGCCGCCTGGCGCGACGAAGGAATCCTCGCCCAGCTCAACTGCGACCTGACCGGACTGGCGCGAGTGAAAGAGGGGCGCAATCCTGAGCCGACCGCATCCGTGATCGACACGCAGAGCGTGAAGACTTCCATCAACGTGCCCGTGACCAGCCAGGGAACGGACGCCGCGAAGAAGATCGTGGGCCGGAAGCGGGGCATCCTCACCGACACGATCGGACTCATCCTCGCCGTGACCGTCACGGCCGCCGGTCTCTCGGAGAACGTCCTGGGAATCCGCCTCCTCGACCAGGCGAAGAAGACGTACCCGACCATCTCGAAGAGCTGGGGCGACACCGGCTTCAAGAATGCCGTCGTCGAGCACGGCGCCACCCTCGGAATCGACGTCGAAGTCGTCAACCGGAATCCGGAGAGTCGCGGCTTTCAGGTCGTGAAAAGGCGCTGGGTGGTGGAGCGGAGTATCGGTTGGATCATGATGCACCGCCGCCTCGCCCGCGACTACGAGACCCTCACCGCCAGCTCCGAGGCCATGATCCACATCGCCTCGATCGACAACCTCGCCAGGCGCATAACGGACGAGACGACACTCGCCTGGCGAGGAACGTGCTAG
- a CDS encoding MFS transporter: MSEARATRPGFRRPGLALTLLAFAQLIISLDYNIVYVALPEIGGSLAFSAQTLQWVISAYAVAFGGFLLLGGRAVDLFGPRRIFVLGLVLYAVSSLAGGLATAPVPLVAARAVQGLGGALLFPATLTLVTTGFAEGRERNRAFAVWGTAGGSGMILGSLLGGVLTDAFGWAAVFYVNVPLASAAALLALPLIPRGAPRTDGARRFDLGGALTATAGITLVVFALVQAPEAGWDAPTSVGAASLGLALLAAFAAIEANGTDPLLPLRLLRGRDLGTGVLVTFLYMATFGTLLYFLTVYFQVVLGYDALRTGLAFLVPMAAIVAGSQLAGRLATSRGTRTTLIAGLVVGGLGTVVVGTALTTGASYLSLLPGLIILGVGQGAGYTLMFGAATAGTPADQQGVASAVASTTQQIGGAVGLAVLVAIAGAHSAGLTGSALRAATTDGLRTAVFVAAAGIALTALTALGFSPARREAPAAEAAEAAERVAV, encoded by the coding sequence ATGTCAGAAGCCCGCGCCACCAGACCCGGGTTCCGTCGCCCCGGGCTGGCCCTGACCCTGCTGGCCTTCGCCCAGCTGATCATTTCGCTCGACTACAACATCGTGTACGTGGCGTTGCCCGAGATCGGCGGCTCCCTGGCCTTCTCGGCGCAGACGCTGCAGTGGGTGATCAGTGCCTACGCGGTGGCGTTCGGCGGATTCCTGCTGCTGGGCGGACGGGCCGTCGACCTGTTCGGGCCGCGACGGATCTTCGTGCTGGGCCTGGTCCTGTACGCCGTGTCGTCGCTGGCGGGCGGACTGGCTACCGCGCCCGTGCCGCTGGTGGCGGCCCGCGCGGTACAGGGCCTCGGCGGCGCGCTGCTGTTCCCCGCGACGCTGACGCTGGTCACCACCGGTTTCGCCGAAGGCCGGGAACGCAACCGGGCGTTCGCGGTGTGGGGCACCGCCGGAGGCAGCGGCATGATCCTCGGGTCGCTGCTGGGCGGTGTGCTGACCGACGCGTTCGGCTGGGCGGCCGTCTTCTACGTCAACGTGCCGCTGGCGTCCGCGGCCGCCCTGCTGGCCCTGCCGCTGATCCCGCGCGGCGCTCCGCGGACGGACGGCGCGCGGCGGTTCGATCTGGGCGGGGCACTCACCGCGACCGCCGGCATCACGCTGGTGGTGTTCGCCCTGGTGCAGGCGCCCGAGGCGGGCTGGGACGCACCGACCTCGGTAGGAGCCGCCTCGCTCGGCCTGGCGTTGCTGGCGGCGTTCGCAGCAATCGAGGCCAACGGCACCGACCCCCTGCTGCCGCTGCGGCTCCTGCGCGGCCGCGACCTCGGCACCGGCGTTCTGGTCACCTTCCTCTACATGGCGACCTTCGGCACCCTGCTGTACTTCCTGACCGTCTACTTCCAGGTGGTACTCGGCTACGACGCGCTGCGCACCGGACTCGCGTTCCTGGTCCCGATGGCCGCTATCGTCGCCGGCTCCCAGCTCGCCGGCCGACTGGCGACCAGTCGCGGTACCCGCACCACGCTGATCGCCGGCCTGGTCGTTGGCGGCCTCGGCACCGTCGTCGTCGGCACCGCCCTGACCACCGGGGCCTCCTACCTGTCGCTGCTGCCCGGCCTGATCATCCTCGGCGTCGGCCAAGGCGCCGGCTACACGCTGATGTTCGGTGCGGCCACGGCAGGCACCCCCGCCGATCAACAGGGCGTCGCCTCGGCGGTCGCCTCCACCACCCAGCAGATCGGCGGCGCCGTCGGCCTGGCCGTCCTGGTCGCGATCGCGGGCGCTCACAGCGCCGGGCTCACCGGTTCCGCCCTGCGCGCCGCCACCACCGACGGGCTGCGCACCGCCGTCTTCGTCGCGGCCGCCGGGATCGCCCTGACCGCCCTGACTGCCCTTGGCTTCTCCCCGGCCCGACGGGAGGCTCCCGCCGCCGAAGCCGCCGAAGCCGCCGAGCGCGTCGCCGTCTGA
- a CDS encoding C40 family peptidase produces the protein MTELPSGEPLVSGGFDCSRLTKAAYAAAGITLPRVAQDQYNAGPRVPADAPLLPGDLVFYGTPSNVHHVGLYIGSGHMINAPRPARRCAWSDTATPATIISVRLAQLRAGCRLAFRRVPFSLTLAFVRPKGTER, from the coding sequence TTGACTGAACTTCCCTCGGGAGAGCCACTGGTCAGTGGCGGTTTTGACTGCTCGAGGTTGACCAAGGCAGCGTACGCTGCGGCGGGAATCACGTTGCCGCGGGTAGCGCAGGATCAGTACAACGCAGGACCGCGGGTACCGGCTGACGCGCCACTACTGCCGGGAGATCTCGTCTTCTACGGAACCCCGTCGAACGTGCACCATGTCGGGCTTTACATCGGCAGCGGACATATGATCAACGCACCGCGGCCGGCGAGAAGGTGCGCGTGGAGCGATACCGCTACCCCGGCGACGATTATCTCGGTGCGACTCGCCCAGCTGCGAGCCGGTTGTAGACTCGCATTTCGTCGTGTCCCTTTCTCATTGACGCTGGCCTTTGTCCGTCCCAAGGGGACGGAACGGTGA
- a CDS encoding nuclear transport factor 2 family protein has translation MYVTGEQALTATAADSADPLLREIRDRAEILDALYRFALGQDLKDRELLASAFATDAELDFRPAAARWGGHPPVISGRDAIVTTILGMFTGRVDTTHQVTNPRVALDGDIARLTALVEAQHLLTPDHAVSALLKNLYDVELVRAGERWVVHRMRIDNVWYTGDPAAIFG, from the coding sequence ATGTACGTCACCGGTGAGCAAGCCCTGACCGCGACCGCGGCCGACAGCGCGGACCCACTCCTGCGGGAGATACGCGACCGCGCCGAGATCCTGGACGCGCTGTACCGGTTCGCTCTCGGCCAGGACCTGAAAGACCGGGAACTGCTCGCCTCGGCCTTCGCCACCGATGCCGAGCTGGACTTCCGCCCCGCGGCCGCGAGGTGGGGCGGTCACCCGCCGGTGATATCCGGGCGGGACGCGATCGTGACCACGATTCTGGGCATGTTCACAGGCCGGGTGGACACCACGCACCAGGTCACCAATCCTCGCGTCGCCCTTGACGGCGACATCGCACGCCTGACCGCGCTGGTGGAGGCGCAGCACCTGCTCACTCCCGACCACGCCGTGTCCGCTCTGCTGAAGAACCTCTACGACGTCGAGCTGGTCCGCGCCGGGGAGCGCTGGGTTGTCCACCGCATGCGCATCGACAACGTCTGGTACACCGGCGACCCGGCCGCGATCTTCGGCTGA
- a CDS encoding FAD-binding oxidoreductase, which produces MNPLYALRTVVRGRVWLPGDPGFDAARRPWNLAVEQPVGAVVEAADADDVATLVRHARTAGVPITTQPNGHGATGRTDGTILLRTRRLDTLEIDPATARAHVGAGVSSGRVQAAAATHGLTGLPGSSPVVSVTGVALGGGLSWFGRAHGWVADSVTAFDVVDAEGRQRRVTARTDPDLFWALRGGGGDFAIVTALDLALHPAPRLYGGRVLWTAEHAPAVLDAYRRITATAPDELTVWLDLLHFPGSAPMVAVDATHLGDEGEARKLLTPLDRLPAPLADGRRVMAVSELGTITAEPTDPGAGLSRGELLTELDDTTAKTLLADPIAPLLSVQIRHLGGAFTRPSDSPHGPLTEPYALYLFGIPGTPAPAEAVAARQNALADALPVSGRKPFSFLNPGETAADAFSHTALGRLRDVKHRHDPHHLFRSNFPVLT; this is translated from the coding sequence GTGAACCCTCTGTATGCCCTGCGCACCGTCGTTCGCGGCCGGGTGTGGCTGCCCGGCGACCCCGGTTTCGACGCCGCCCGCCGTCCATGGAACCTGGCCGTCGAACAACCGGTCGGGGCTGTGGTCGAGGCCGCCGACGCCGACGACGTCGCCACCCTCGTCCGGCACGCCCGCACCGCCGGAGTCCCCATCACCACCCAACCGAACGGACACGGCGCCACCGGTCGTACCGACGGCACCATTCTGTTGCGTACCCGGCGCCTGGACACCCTCGAGATCGACCCGGCGACCGCCCGCGCACACGTCGGCGCCGGCGTGTCATCGGGCCGAGTACAGGCCGCCGCCGCGACGCACGGACTGACCGGACTGCCCGGCAGCTCACCGGTCGTCAGTGTCACCGGCGTCGCCCTCGGCGGTGGTCTGAGCTGGTTCGGGCGCGCCCACGGCTGGGTCGCCGACAGCGTCACCGCGTTCGACGTCGTCGACGCGGAAGGCCGCCAGAGGCGCGTCACCGCCCGCACCGACCCGGACCTGTTCTGGGCCCTGCGCGGCGGCGGTGGCGACTTCGCGATCGTCACCGCCCTGGATCTGGCCCTTCACCCGGCACCCCGTCTGTACGGCGGCCGCGTCCTGTGGACCGCCGAACACGCCCCGGCCGTACTGGATGCCTACCGGCGGATCACCGCCACCGCGCCGGACGAGCTGACCGTCTGGCTCGACCTGCTGCACTTCCCCGGCTCCGCCCCGATGGTCGCCGTGGACGCCACCCACCTCGGCGACGAGGGCGAGGCACGTAAGCTGCTGACCCCGCTGGACCGGCTTCCCGCGCCGCTGGCCGACGGAAGGCGGGTCATGGCAGTCTCCGAACTCGGGACGATCACGGCCGAGCCCACCGATCCCGGCGCGGGCCTCTCCCGCGGCGAACTGCTCACCGAGTTGGACGACACAACGGCCAAGACCCTGCTGGCCGACCCGATCGCTCCCCTGCTGAGCGTGCAGATCCGGCACCTCGGCGGCGCGTTCACCCGCCCGTCCGACAGCCCGCACGGCCCGTTGACAGAGCCCTACGCGCTCTACCTGTTCGGCATCCCGGGCACACCGGCGCCGGCCGAGGCCGTCGCGGCCAGACAGAACGCGCTCGCCGACGCTCTACCCGTCAGCGGCCGCAAGCCGTTCAGCTTCCTCAACCCCGGGGAGACCGCGGCAGACGCCTTCTCCCACACGGCACTGGGGCGCCTACGCGACGTCAAACACCGCCACGACCCACACCACCTCTTCCGCAGCAACTTCCCCGTCCTCACATGA
- a CDS encoding LysR family transcriptional regulator, producing MLERHELEAFLTLAEELHFGRTAERLMVSTARISQIIARLERRIGVPLFNRTSRRVELTAVGRQLYERTRPAWDQIATAWEQAIAAGRGITSTLRAAFVGAAGGQLLVGAADLFRRRHPDCDVRLREAQMTDLMPWLRDGEIDIALGTFPIDEPGITTGPVLVSEGRMLAVPSQHPFARRESVSLEDLARVRLLQLPATLPDSLREDRTPRTTPSGRSIEPGPSAATFNEMLTLIGAGQGVFPVGSQARRYYVRPDVVYVRFSDAPPLRWGLLWRTDGATARVRAFAEAANDLITGQT from the coding sequence ATGCTGGAGCGGCACGAGCTGGAGGCGTTCCTCACCCTCGCCGAGGAACTGCACTTCGGCCGCACCGCCGAGCGCCTGATGGTGTCGACCGCGCGGATCAGCCAGATCATCGCCCGGCTGGAGCGGCGCATCGGCGTTCCCCTGTTCAACCGCACCAGCCGCCGCGTGGAGCTGACGGCGGTGGGACGGCAGTTGTACGAAAGGACGCGGCCCGCCTGGGATCAGATCGCTACCGCGTGGGAACAGGCCATCGCCGCCGGGCGCGGCATCACGAGCACGCTGCGGGCTGCCTTCGTCGGCGCCGCGGGCGGACAGCTACTCGTCGGGGCCGCCGACCTGTTCCGGCGGCGCCACCCCGACTGCGACGTGCGGCTTCGTGAAGCGCAGATGACCGACCTGATGCCGTGGCTGCGCGACGGGGAGATCGATATCGCGCTGGGCACCTTCCCCATCGACGAGCCCGGGATCACCACCGGGCCGGTCCTGGTCTCCGAAGGGCGCATGCTCGCGGTGCCGTCACAGCACCCCTTCGCCCGCCGCGAGTCGGTCTCCCTGGAGGACCTGGCCCGGGTCCGGCTGCTCCAACTGCCCGCCACCCTGCCCGACTCCCTGCGTGAAGACCGCACCCCGCGCACCACCCCGTCCGGCCGGTCGATCGAACCTGGCCCCTCAGCGGCCACGTTCAACGAGATGCTCACCCTCATCGGCGCCGGCCAAGGCGTCTTCCCCGTGGGCTCCCAGGCTAGGCGCTACTACGTCCGCCCCGACGTCGTCTACGTCCGCTTCAGCGACGCACCGCCCCTGCGGTGGGGACTGCTGTGGCGGACCGACGGAGCCACCGCCCGCGTCCGCGCTTTCGCCGAGGCCGCCAACGACCTGATCACCGGCCAGACCTGA
- a CDS encoding WD40 repeat domain-containing protein: MSNRGEVRGQDITPVAWKRVDEELRANDVAVIALADGRRVLASGGDDGAAHVWDARDGGIVRSVLGHSEWVLSVALTQLPSGAVLLATGGKDGLARIWGAKTGSALRTVTGHGRAVNSVAWASPPGREPWLVTGSDDATVRVWDANSGAAERVFPAGTAGVDLVWSVATALSPAGEVHLTAATDDSEATTVHIWNATTGTKTHALVVERDGLGSAESQVAVATLPDGSLRVAAIVGAAVRLWDGRTGQVMRTLSAAEGSKGDVAVAVAPDGRLIIAATRGEQTRIWDADTGILHATLVHGGGYTGAMDMVALPDGALLLATAREADAPARLWRVDLS, from the coding sequence GTGTCGAATCGCGGTGAGGTGCGGGGGCAGGACATCACCCCGGTGGCCTGGAAGAGGGTGGACGAGGAGCTGCGGGCCAACGACGTCGCTGTGATCGCGCTGGCTGACGGGCGGCGGGTGCTCGCTTCGGGCGGCGACGACGGCGCCGCCCACGTGTGGGACGCCCGCGACGGCGGCATCGTGCGCAGCGTGCTCGGGCACAGCGAGTGGGTGTTGTCGGTGGCGTTGACGCAGCTTCCGAGCGGGGCTGTCCTCCTGGCCACCGGCGGGAAGGACGGCCTCGCCCGGATCTGGGGCGCGAAGACGGGCTCCGCGCTACGGACGGTGACCGGGCACGGCCGCGCGGTCAACTCGGTCGCCTGGGCAAGCCCGCCAGGCCGGGAGCCGTGGCTGGTCACCGGGAGCGACGATGCGACCGTGCGGGTCTGGGACGCGAACAGCGGGGCGGCAGAGCGCGTCTTCCCGGCTGGGACGGCGGGCGTGGATCTGGTCTGGTCCGTCGCAACGGCCCTCTCGCCCGCCGGCGAGGTGCACCTCACCGCAGCCACTGACGACAGCGAGGCGACCACCGTGCACATCTGGAACGCCACGACGGGCACGAAGACACACGCCCTGGTCGTCGAACGCGACGGCCTCGGCTCGGCCGAGTCGCAGGTCGCGGTAGCGACCCTGCCGGACGGGTCGTTGCGCGTCGCCGCCATCGTCGGGGCGGCCGTGCGCCTCTGGGACGGCCGCACCGGCCAGGTGATGCGCACCCTGTCCGCGGCCGAGGGCAGCAAGGGGGACGTGGCCGTGGCCGTGGCGCCGGACGGGCGGCTGATCATCGCTGCCACCCGTGGCGAGCAGACCCGGATCTGGGACGCCGACACTGGCATCCTGCACGCCACGCTCGTCCACGGCGGCGGGTACACCGGCGCCATGGACATGGTCGCGCTGCCCGATGGGGCGCTGCTGCTGGCGACCGCACGCGAGGCAGATGCGCCAGCCCGCCTGTGGCGCGTCGACCTGTCCTGA
- a CDS encoding response regulator, giving the protein MTVAELILKYVEALVWPSVVLIFLYRFRRGIGELIARTRSLATPAGSIEFTERAGELLDDAATDQEERVPTTARRGVLRRLERSAESLQDGKILWADDRPRNNIALVRLFESMGMQVDLALSTEEGLERLEVRSYHIVITDLERDGDEDAGNTLIKRMSERGIDVPVVIYSGSSRLRAQADRRAFATTTGPDRLIHYVIDLMERARFA; this is encoded by the coding sequence GTGACCGTGGCTGAGTTGATCCTTAAGTATGTCGAAGCACTCGTGTGGCCTTCGGTGGTCTTGATCTTCCTCTATCGATTTCGCAGAGGAATCGGCGAGTTGATAGCCAGGACGCGGAGCTTGGCGACACCCGCGGGAAGCATCGAGTTCACGGAGCGAGCAGGTGAACTGCTCGATGATGCCGCCACAGATCAAGAGGAGCGTGTGCCCACGACTGCTCGGCGCGGCGTCCTTCGACGGCTTGAGCGATCGGCAGAGTCCCTGCAGGACGGCAAGATCCTTTGGGCCGATGACCGTCCACGTAACAACATCGCCCTGGTTCGCCTCTTCGAATCGATGGGCATGCAGGTCGACCTGGCTCTTTCCACCGAGGAGGGCTTGGAGCGTTTGGAGGTGCGGAGCTACCACATCGTGATCACCGACCTGGAGCGCGACGGCGACGAGGACGCCGGGAACACTCTGATCAAGCGAATGAGTGAGAGAGGTATCGACGTACCGGTCGTGATCTACTCGGGCTCGTCACGGCTGAGGGCGCAAGCCGACAGGAGGGCATTCGCCACCACCACCGGCCCGGATCGGCTCATCCACTACGTGATCGATCTGATGGAACGAGCCCGGTTCGCCTGA